The following DNA comes from Anopheles coustani chromosome 2, idAnoCousDA_361_x.2, whole genome shotgun sequence.
ttggCGTAATGACCGTCTTCGGTTATGCCTGCCCTATCAAGtgcttacaagacttttttaGATGTATGATGAATGCATTAgcaaaatttttttccaaagaaTAAATTGTTGATACATCAATTGCGGACCATAATTTACAAAATATAATTCAAACaagacaaaataaaatggGAAAGGAGACTTTTGAATTATTAATTTGATGAGATCagtatttcatcaatttgaaCTAGTAATTGGATGAGAGCAACACTAAGttaatggaaaattatttctaCTAGATGATTAATCTCGCGGGTAATTTTCCACACATGCTGACGAAAAACCACGAAATTTCTCATGAATCATCGAGCGTAAGTCAGTTACTAAACGGTCGTTAAATTCACCACTGGGTTTTAATCGTCACCTTAACCTTCTCGGATAAATCGCCACGCAAGCACGATGAATTGTGTCGgtgtaaaattataaaaacaaaaacaaccacccACGGACTGTGCTgctaggtgtgtgtgtattaatATCGAACCTGTCTGATGTACGTTCGTAGAAAACGGTGCATAAAACTAGTAGCTTAGGCCATTTTGCTCGCTGCACTTTGGTAAATGGCAGCACGCTTCTGTTCATTAAATGGACGTaacgaatatttaaaaaaaacctacttgAAATGCATCGCCAGCAGCCCTCGCATTTTAAACCATCCATTTGTTTATGGAACAAGCTTAATGACTAACTAACGATCTTATTGTGCGATAGAGTGGATCGTGTTTCTACCACCTTCGGCCAGCAGGCCGTGGTCCCTTCTCCATCTGGTTTTCGGGTTGACTGACTTGTGCCGACATAAGCTCGTGATCCCCTCCTGGTTTTCAAAGCAAATTCGTCACACCCATCCCACGGCGTCCCGGTTTTCGCACGATAGGCTGAGATATTAATAAACAAATCGTGGCGATGTTGGTACGACGCAGCGTGCGCACGTTGAATGCAACTATGCCAGAGGTCAGCAGCATCTTCTCGGGAGTGCCAAGAAGATGGTCGGTCAGATCGCAACACCTGCCGCCACGCGAAGGTAGTGTGCGCGCTTGTGTCAGAGGAAAGAGCAGCGCCAAAGAGGTGGACCCCTTTACCCACGTCAGagtggttttggtttgtttgttgattctAAGCGTCTGGAACCAACCTTACGCTCAGGAAATGGgctggttcttttttttatgggtAATGGGAGTAATTTATGGAAACAAATCAACGCTACTTTATGGATCCTTACGGGGAAATCAGGTGAAGACTACTACAGGAAAGCGGTATCTTTAAAGATTGTACTCAACCTTACACAAGTTTGGAAgaaatgattttgtttcatttaataaatgtctgaagcaaaatttagagaactgttttaccattttaaaatatatattgtTCCATGTAGAATTTACAACAACACCTAATCTATTTTGAAATTCATTGAAAAAgtgatttcaaacaaaactatgATTTAAATCATTCAATTTTTTCATCATGATTTTTTCTAGGAACCTCCTGATTTCTGCCATCCTTCTTGATTTATCCATAAAGAAGTTCCTTCTAGGAAACAGTTtaatattttagaaaaacaCGAAGTGAATGATTtaacaacttaaaaaaaacccttttctCTGTCCAAGAACCTCTCGCAAGGACGAACGGGACTAAAGCGTTGTCTTTCTTTGTTGGAGGAATGTTGCATCCATTTTATCCGCCCTAAGCCGGCTTCATACACTATTCATGCAATGCAAATAGTGAAAACGGGCTGCCACCGGAAGGCGGAAAGGGTTGCATATCGGAAGCGAAGTGGGGCTATCCACCGAAACGGATGCACACTTTGACGAGTGGAAACTTTTCAGTTGGCATTTTCCACCCCCACGCACCCATACCAACACAAAAGGTCCGCGTTTTTGCTGGAGGTGTTGTTAGGGGGGTGtttgaacaaatatttaacattGCCAGAGGTGATGAATGCTGCAGGTGGCAACATTTTAACATGATTATTAGCAAACTGTTCGTTCTCCGGCCGTAGCCTTATGTGTTGATTTTTAAGGTCGAAAAGTCTCGCCAAGATGGGTTATTTCACTTACCCCGTGTTTTGGGCAACAAACATATTCGATCGTTTTTCCACTGAGGATTGAGTTTCACTTTTGCTTctgctttactttttttacCAACTAAATGTTTAGCTTCACAATGTTTTCctcaaaccattttcttctgtTTCAGATTGTTGTACCGAATAAATTTTGGAATTTTCCGCTTAGCTATTTACGAGTTCAAGAgtaacaaatgaaaatcatcGCCTACTACAAACCGATTATGCTCAAACAGGTGCAGTTATTATTTCTGTGAATCACAAAAATTactgaaaacattttcacgaAAATACATATAGATTcactaattaatttaaaataatgtaagaCAAGAATTGCTGAAGAGCTTTGAAAGTGTGATTGTCTAGACAATCTGATACTTATGCCAAAATTGGTACGTTGGGTTTTCGTGGGGATTCAGGTAGCAAAAATTAGGAAAACTACGCAAACGCACCAAAACCACATGATGCTTCTAAAGTTAAACTGCCctgcccaaaaactcaatcACACCAAACGAAAGCCCTAGCACACcgcacaacaaaaacacaacaaacaccgCATCACTAGCACGACGGACAGGAAAAACTGACCTAGGCTGACTAGATGATGATAGATGAGGGCTGGACCGTATCGCGTTTCGAACGACGAGCAAGTTGCCGCTCGGCGCCTACTataccttttcttttctagGTGTCGCGtaaccatcaccaccagcctTTTCTTGTTTACTACTTCGATAGTGCACTGACACGtcccccccggggggaaacGTCCCTGGACCGAAAGTGGCAAGGCAAATCGGGAAAGCGGAAATGTGTAGCACAAAGCACGTCGTACTCACGCGGCTGGGAGGGACgggtttcgtttggtttttagCTCAGCTCCACCGGAGGATGCTGTGTGGGCCGCTGCTGTAGGCAACTCGTGTCCGCTCGTGTGCCCGACCCAGTGATGAATGTCGAACGGGTCCGCCACGAAAACGTCTACGTACACGCCACGGGCTCCACCAAACCGAGCCCCAAAACACCACGCCAGAGTGACGGAGCGCACTCTGCTTTCTCACCGAATACACCACATTGTGCTCACGTGAGAGCAATCAAGCAGCGTGAGATGAATCCCATCGCCGCCCCAACGGTGGAGCACTTTCTCCACGGCAAGTTCGCGCGGTTTGGAGCCAAAACTCTTGGAGTAAACACGCGTCGAAGGCGCCTCTCTTGTGGGGATCACTAGCTCGGGCTCCCCCCATTTTTATCTCGAGACGCCACGAGCTCTCGCTCCCTTCTCGCGGATGAGACACGCggcacgcacatacacaagcCTACAGGCACACGCAGTCTCGCGGGCCTCGCGTGCCTCTTCCGCTCGTTTGGGGCCCACTGTGCGCCATCTCGTACGTTTCCATCGCCAGCTCAAAACTCTTTGAGGCGGACGGTCGTCGGTTCGGAACAGAAACCAGGACACCGTCGCTGATGGACCGCAGATGGCCctcagcaaaaacaaaacaccaacaacGAAATAAAGGAAGGAACCGCGCACCGTTCCGAAAAGAACACATCAAACGGGGAGTAGTAATGTAACTTCGTGGTTGTAAAGATAATGGCAATATCATAGCTCAGACGCCGTGTCATGCGTGTATACGCCATGCAGTATTCTTTTTGTGCTTACGCCGCCGTTGCTTCGTGTACACCTTCGGATGTTGGTTCCACGTACGCAAACATCGTGCCCCACATGGGGTACACCTGGGAGAGGGTGATGAAGGTCGTGTGCGagtttgtgttgttgttgttgttgttgctgttgttacTGCTGCTGTATGAACTTCCCATCTTAAACCCTTTGCGATCACCTTCCGAAAGTTGGTGGGGGGTTTCGGTGCCGGGGGTGATACATCTGCATCATCCCCAAACGGTCACGACCGCCAATGCCACCCTCCTGCCCagcgtgtttatttttatttattgtctGCTCCGctatctccctctctctcacgTTCAATCTCACTCCCTATCTCTCTTCCCGAGGAGTGTTCCTTATGCTCTCCGCTGATAAGCGCAACGGTAAAAACATCCCATCATAGTAATTTATGTTTGTATGCATTTCGTTTCCCCCGGCCAGAGTGGGTAAACGGCCAGTGTGTCCATCTTCTAACGATGTCCACGAAATCAGTTCCCGCTTTTGCGTGTCGTTTGCGTTCACTTAACAAAATACCATAAACACTACGTGACGCACTCTTGAACCGCACATCGCTTCCTATTTGCCGCAGTTCGTggttttgtgtggttttcttcatcttctcgCGTTTTCCATTGACTGGCAGCACTTTGCACTTGTTTACACGTTTACGCGTCACAAATAAACTGATGCATAACGTCGCGCGAAACCGTTTCATAACGTTTGTTTGCTCTCCTTCGTACGGTCCAAACCGGGtgcgcacatacacaaacacacacacaaacacacacggacGGTAACTCCAGAGGCTGGCACACACATGTTGGcggtgggaaataaaaataaaaactaactttgcgcacgcttttctttttctcccccctcccttcTTAGGCGATTTTCTTGACCGAATGGCCGGATGATCTCTACGCGGTTCATGTAAGCTTTACGTTGCCGTGCTTGCCACTCCACCCCCGATAGGGTAAGGCGATAAGGGTTGATAAGGCTGATAGGACAGCTCGCGATGAGCGGAGTAGCATCGAATCGAGTCGGAATCAAATCGAAACCGCAGCATCCTTGAGAATTCCGTCAAGGCCAAGGGTTGCTATGATTTATTCTTTCTCACACTCTTTTACCGCTGGTTTTGCTATACGTGCATTCACCAAATGGTACGGGAAACTTGTTTTGCATCAACCGTAAATAAAGCATCACCGGATTCGCAGGGAACGCGGTGTGTGGGTGGGAAACGAAGCAACAACGAACAACTTTTGACCGACAAGATTTAGATAAGCGCACGGTGATGGTTTTACCAGTACAACGCCTCACCTTTTCGTTTGTGGTACCACTTGCTGCGAGGGAAGATTTTTGTGTTGCCAATAGCTAACGGTTTGCgtcattttccaccgttccaCCGTTTTTGGTACACAAACGCGACCGCTCCGCGAAGTTCCGCGTGTATGCAATGCCTTGGCAATGCGATCTCCCTTCCAATAAAACCCAACACTGGCCCGTGCGCTTACGGTACTTTAACCCGTAGCCCCCGTAGTTTTTGCTCCCTGCTGGTAATGTTTTACAGCGGTTCCAATTACcaaactacacacacacacacacatacacacacactttgcGGACGTACTTATTGTTTTCTGATCCCGAATTCGCATTTGATGAGCAGGACACGCAGGTCACGTACATACGCCCCAAAGCGACGCCCCAAGAAAAGGTGTGTAACCACAACAGAGCGACTGTCGACACCACCCAGAGACGGTAGGCGGCACGCACTACAACCACATGACCACACGACCAAGGCGACCACACTGAACTGAGCGAAACCGTGGAGCTGACCCGACACACGGCAGGCAAGCTCGCCGATGTTAAGCTCCCGGATGTCAACCTCCCCAACGACTGGGGGTTGGTTTTGGGTTTTCTCCAAGAGATACCCTTCCCAGAGAGGGAGATTGGGACAGAGAGAGCGCGTGCAGGCGCGTGGTGGAGCTGATCTTTGGAGCAACGTGAGAAGTTTACAGACGGACCCTTGCTTAAACCCTTGGGTCGGCTGGTTCGGTTGAGAAGATGAGAGAGATGGCTGAAGAGTTGAGATTGCTCGATAAGAGATTCCCAAAAcataagatgagagatgtaccCCTAGACCGGGGCACAGTGGGCATTGGTCGGGATGTTTGTCCGTATATCATCTTACGATACGAAATTCATACTTTGAActccaaaacaaaattacgaaaaacagctgaaattttaaatttttgattcCGATCAGTTTTTGAGATACGATTTGATGGATGCTACAAAAGCGttaaaagaaatgtttgaaattgattaaaacattaaaaactcaCAAACCAAAGTTTATACAAATTGAATTcaacaactttaaaaaataaagttttttacattttcttacAGAGGCGCGAAttgtaaagtatttttttgtttgccttcatGACAACTTCTAagctactaggcgcctccaccgCTAAGCCCCCTTTTAGTAGGTTACCTACCAGGCGGCTCcatcgaagaaaaataaaatgttttttgtcaTTTAGTACTACATCGTCATGCAGAAGAATCAAATCCCGGATTCAAATCCACGATATCTGTGGGCAAATTTCCATTGCGCCAAGAGCATtacccttttttatttccatggtTGGCAATCAACTTTCATACTGCCATTTTGGAATTATGGTTGTCCAGATGGTCCAGAGGTAGTAAtatgataaaaatcaaatgataTCTTTATACGGATTaatgcattttttattttttttatataaataataCCAAAGGCAACGTGAATGAAAGCTTATATCAAACTGtcgatggtgtttttttttattttcctttgtatTGTTATGGGTTTGTCATTACATACCTAAAAAGGAGTATTTGGAAATCTTTGGCTAGCAGTGGAAGTGCTTGACACAAAATCATGCATGACTATTCTAAATGCTACAAAACCCTCCACTTTTTCCCTACATTCCTTTTTGGAAATTCAATTGTAGTTGATAAGTTATCAAATGAAATCCGAAGCAAAATCAACGCACTATTCGAGaagtttttgttggtttttgagCAAAACATATCCTTCCGTGTATGGATAGCGTATCTAGAACTCGGTAATGATTTCCTCCTCTTCGTGTCGTCTAATGGGGTCTCCCTTTAGTAAGGCGATTATCATACTGCAAAATAGAGAAAGGTGAAGTTAAAGTTTAATAGTTTTACCATTTAGCCCGGACGTTACTTACCAGTACagatagacaaagaagatAATCAAATAGAAGCCCAATCCAATCATTGTGTCTCGCAGGTGCTTTTTCACCATCCCCCGATTATGGATTTCCGCCGGATCGTACACACCGATGTTGCCCGGCGGCACCTTGTACTGTTCGTACAGCAACCATCCTACCATTGGCAGATTGAACAGACATAGGATCCAATTGCCGTGAATGAGTAGCACAAATACCAGAAATGCGTGACCCGCCAGTTTTGGGATGGACCAGAAGTTGAGCTTCGAACAGCATTGTTGTGCGTTTAGATAATCACATTCTAGATCGGATAGTATTATCAGCTGCGAAGGTAAAATGATGTTAAGGAAACGTTCTGCTCCAGCCCAGGAGAATGGTACAATCGGATAAGATGATGTGTTTTATAAAAGGATACAAAGTAAATGAGCAGAAACAGAATAGCGCCCGTGATGAGCAACGCTATCCCGAATACCAATGTTtccggaaacatttttccgtCGTTTTTCCTACGCGGGCACCTAGTTAATGGAATCTACTGTACTGTACCGAGCTGTTCGACGCTAAACcgaatgtttttcattcatgttttgcataaaaatacttttatgGTAGCAAATTTTCACTGCATGTTGTTGGGCACCGTACGCAAACCAGTTTGACAGATAAACAACTTGGATACCGGAAGAAAACAAGGGGTACATAGAGATGAGAAGGTTGAAGCGCGTGAAGGAAAATTGACATTTCTATTTTCAGACGATACGacaattttcccgttttcgtTGAAATGCATCACCAGAATAAAACTCCTTCCCAAATACGGTTAACGATATACATTTGCCCAAACTTCCAGAGTTGTACAATAACACAAgcgtaaattaaaatttaaactacTTACCCATGGTGCTGGTTATTAATCTAGCACAAGGCACCGCGTGTTTCATAAGAAAATTGATGTCTTTTTTTACCGTAACAAGATTCAAGAAGGTTTGTAGATTTATTAGACAAGAAAAAACGTGGCTTTCACAAACAGAGAAGCGTATTACAAGCGTGGTTTAACGTTATTTTCTTTCTAAATTTCCTAGCATCACATGTCCACCGGTTCCTTTCGAGTATGGCTGTATGAGTGTGCGTACCAAATGACTTTCCTTAGAGGAGTGATACGCGCGGCTACGGAATACAAACTTGGGAAACTTAACGATAGAGTATAACACAAGTTTCTTTTGCGACTATTCTAGGGTCCGGTCCTGAGGTAAAAAAATAGAGACAAAACGGATTTCTACCTAAATTGTTACACTTTCGTCATGCGCTCCCGACGGTGGAGTGGCTCTTGTTTTGTTAAGGATAGATAAATGGGGTATTTCATGTTGAGATGCACATGTGAGCATGTGATTTACGCGATCCGATACGTAGCTAGTATTATACATTGCGAGATAAACGATAACATTAAAGATCGAGTAAAACTGGTTTGGTGTCCTTGGCGCATTTAAGTATTGAGTGCATCAGCTTGACAAAACCGGTGTCTTTCGGTTTTTCCAGGCCGCGCAGCAAACGATTCTTCATCACCGCTACAAACTCGCGGTTACTCAGTTGTCCATCCACTGTTGGAAGTACAGAGAATAAAGAACAAATGAAGCAAATGTGAATTTAAACTGATAAGCATCGCCCAGCCTTCATGTGCGTACTGTTTTCGTCGAAGATTGTAAACACTACGTCGATGACATGGCTGGAAAGCTCAACCAATGCGACCGTTCGGGCCACGTGCTTCAGCGTTTCCTGATCGATCGAGGCACCGGCAATATGGTAAAACGTCAGGGCGGTGTCCACATCGTTGATGTTGTTAAGGAAGTGAAAGAAGTTCAGATAATCTTCCTTTGATATTCCAGATCCATGATCACGGAACCTAAAACGGCAGTTAAAAAAGGAAGTTGAATTTCGAATTCCGCCCGCGGATGATGAATCCTTACTTACCGCTTCTTCACCCGCTTGATCTTCTtaaccttcttcttctgcggATAGCCGGCATACGCTAGCAGCAACTCGGCAAAGTCGGCCTCACTGATGTTACCATTCTCGTCCGGGTTTTTGCGCATAAACTCGAGGGTCAAAATTTCCCGCTGCAGTTGCTGCTGAAAATCGAGGAACTTCTCGATCGTGAGCTTCTCGTCGTTCTTCGGCCCAAAGAAGTACGTCGTCAGGGCCGAATTTACTCCCTACCATTTGTGTCCGTATGCGTGTGcggtggaagaaaatgtaCCGAAACCAAAGAGCGTGACCGAACCAAAGAGTtggggggaaagggaaataCAAAAACATACATCCGTCAATTCAGCATCAATCTTCTGGACagtaaatttactttttttactttaaacgTGTTGCCCGTGTTCGCGTGATCTCTGTGTCTATTACCAATGCTGGTTTGCTGCCGGATTAGGTTGGCAACCTTTTCAAACTCTTCACTGTCCACGTCCCCGTCACCGTTCAGGTCGAACATCCGGAAGGCAATCTCAAAGTGCCGCCGAGAAGCTGCGAAAGAATGCAAGCAGAACGGAAAGGAACCGGGGAAGATGGCTTCGTTTAGTAATGTCGTACTTTGGCGATTATCCGGTGTATAAAACTCACACTCAAAAACTTTACGAGAGAGACAGGATGTGTATGGTTTAACAGAATggaattgaatatttattctACTAGGATATATAAATCAATAATGTAAAAGAACATAGTTTCAAAGTATATCTACACCAGCAACGAAAAGCTTAAGGTAACGTACACCTACGAAACAACATTGAATACAGTGAGAAAAAACCATTTTACACTTTGTGCTGCTTTCCTAGTAATACCTTTAATCCTGTCAGCTTTAAACATCCTTAAAATTTGTTAATGATGAAATTGGTAAATGAAATACAAACTAATGCTCTAGTACGAAAGGGGTTTTGCTTGCGAAAAAGCTCTACCGGCAACAAGTTCATTCCCAAAATGGATCGAAAATTGCTTTATTTCCTTTCGCCGGGTGGTGACGTATGTAGCCGTTAGATatggaacaaaaagaaagggaGGTAAAAGGAATCGCCCATAAATCTACTGGAGGATCATCAGACGTATGGAAGCGGAAAGTGATTAAATAAGGGCAACCCACCCGAGAGAAACGTGGCCCCACCTAAAGGGCGCGTAACTCTGGGGCCGGTGCGAGTTTTTGGGCAACAGGAAATTGTCTCATCTCTGTTCACTGTTAGGTTTTGCCAGTTTACGGAAAGCTAGCTGGTTACTCGAACTCCAATGAACATATTGTAGATGCAACAGAATTCATGTTtcacaaaacttaaaaaagaaaaaatccgacTAAAACATGGTTTCCTGCGATTAGGATACTAACGATTTCTACTGCATTATGGAAGACATCATGAATATAAATGgtattttccataaaaattaCATGAAATTTACCATTGAGCAAGCAGCTTTGTGCTGAGTGGCCAGTCTACCCAAAAAATTCCCcaaaaaatactgaaaataaaaataataattttaaatactttcTCTAATTTCACCTATGAAATACAGAGTGATTTAAGTATAAGTAGGGTACCacggttttccttcgttttatGTCAAATAGTTACACTAAACTGACGACTCCCAACGTGGTCCAAACCGGAAGCAACCAAGCATGTAAAAAACTAAGCCATCCCTCCAAACGTTTGATATTCCCGCGCGCGCGGTAATGTAACATTAGTGGGATTCCGGCCAAGGAGACTCACTTTCAAACCCTCGCATCCACAAGAAGCACCCCCCTTCGTCCCACACTTTAACGACGCTTCGGGCAAGGaaggtacaaaaaaaaacccggtgcAATCGAGGCCAGAGAACATTGTTGTACTTGACGAAGAAGGGgcgggaggagaaaaaaaacagacattTCAACCCAGAAAGCATCAAATGGCAAAACGCGAGGCAAAAATATCTTTCAACCGATGGGGAACGAAAAAAGGAGCAAAATAAAGGGCCAGAACGAACGACAGGAAGACACAACGAAAAGGATATGTTGGGACGCCGTTTGTTGGCACCGTTCTGCAAAAGTGGTTCTATTTTCGGTACCGCCTCTTCAGCAGAGTCTCCTCGCGCCGACCACCTTCGACTTCCCACCAGGCGAACCCGGCGTACCGGAACCTGGCAGTAGTTTCCTGTTTCCTGGCCTACGGGGGGTTTGCTACCCGGTGAAGGACTTGTTCTTTACGAACGCGTTCGGAAATGTCGTTTCCTTCACAGTGCGCTCGCTGTTGGTACGAAAACCGTCTCCCGCAGTGGGTCACTCGACGCTAGCCAAACCATACGCCCTTAATGTTGCGCCGTCCAAGTGCAACATGCACTTACTaagagggagaagaaaaacaaatggaacaaaacacaccaacacccTGTGCTAACGAGGCAAAGCACAGGGAAAACAGGTTGCTGCCCGAgcgggaaatggaaagaaaacataaaacctccTCGAAACGGGCGCGCTCGGAGAGGATTCCTGGGAGTTAAGGATAgagtaacaaaaacaacaacaacagcggtCGATTGAGGGACGGAAAAAAGATAACAACATCCAGCTGGCCACCCTACATCGAC
Coding sequences within:
- the LOC131264369 gene encoding protein cornichon homolog 4, with protein sequence MFPETLVFGIALLITGAILFLLIYFLIILSDLECDYLNAQQCCSKLNFWSIPKLAGHAFLVFVLLIHGNWILCLFNLPMVGWLLYEQYKVPPGNIGVYDPAEIHNRGMVKKHLRDTMIGLGFYLIIFFVYLYCMIIALLKGDPIRRHEEEEIITEF